The nucleotide sequence ataaaaatatttttatttcttttttcctcctttctctccagtAGGCGGTCTCTGGTCTCCTTAAAGATAGTGGGGCGGGCGAGGCGGAGGGGCGCGCGGCGGGGCCCTAGAGTGGCGCCGAGTCCTGCTTGGCCCGCGGGGGCGGCCCGCGGCTGTGTCTGCTGCTGGCCCGCGTGCTGTGGCTGTCCAGTGAGTAGTAAGTCCTGCTGTCGgccgccgggcacagtggcggcgAGTCCGAGCGCAGCGCGTCGTGCGCCCCACGCAGGCCCAGGAAAGGTGTGCTCTCGGCCGCCAGCGCCCCGTCCGCGTCGTCCGCGTCGTCGTCCGACGCCGAGGCTGAGCCGCCGCCCGAGCCGCTGCTCAGCGACAGCGAGTCCCTCGCCGCCCGTGCGCGCTGCGCCGCCAGCCCGTTCAGGCGCGAGCGGCGCCAGCGCCGGGGCCCCGCCGACGTCCTGCGGGACGCACCGCGCGCGCgcggccgcggcggcggcgggggcgcgCACTCCTGCGTGGTCTCGTACTCGTCGTCCTCGGGGATGCGGAAGGGGCTGGCAGGCAGGCTGCCCAGGCTGCCGCCGAGCGCGCAGGTCCCGCGCCGCGGTCCGGGCCCCGCCGCGGGGTAATAGTAGCTGTCATAGCTGCGCTGCATGTCTGCGCCGGGCCCGGGCCCGGGCCCGGGTCCCGGGCCGGGGGGCGCCGGGTGCCGCAGTAACGGCTGCTGCTCGGCCAGGCGGTAACTGATGGGCGCCGCCGGCGGCAGCGACACGGCGTGCGCCGAGTTGGGGGACGTGATCTCGAAAGTTGGCACCTGCGTGGCCAGCGAGTAGTGGAAGTCCACGGGCGAGAGGCGCGCGGGCGTGGTCAGGGCCGACACGTACCTGCGGGGAGAGGCAGAGGcatgggccagggccaggccggGCCGGCGCGGGGGagggggggttgggggtgggggagggtgggaggggcggACCCAGACTTGCCTTAACCTTGCCCGAGACCCCGCCTGCAAGAATGACGGCAGCAACCCTCAGTGGCCTTATGCAATTTCCTAAACCTCTCCGAGCCtcggtttccttatctgttaCGCGGGCATAACCATGGTGTTGATTCCATAGCTCTGTTGGGATGATTCCAGATTGTATCAGTGGGATGCGTTAGCCCTGTGCCTGACCCTGGTAAGCTTTCATGAATGGTCACTTGCTGTGGGAATGCTCACCGTCAGGGGGTCAGGCTCACGCTGGGGTATAGTACATGTTCCATCTGGTTTAATACCGCAGCTCTGTAAGACCCTTCCGCCAGTCCCATTCTACACGCAGGAAAGTAACACTCAGAACGTTTAATTCTACACGCAGGAAAGTAACACTCAGAACGTTTAAGTGACTTATTCAGGATTTACACAGCcaagaagtggcagagctgggatgtgaCTTGAGGCTAGTCAGGAACCAGGACTCATACTGCCCAATTCCAGAAGCCATTAGTCTCCACTCAGATACCCCTGTGACCTGGCCTCACTGCCCCACAGGGACAATTCCTCCCATGCCCTGATGGCTTCAGTGAGGGAAATATTCCTCCTTACAGTGAAGTCAAAACCTGCTTCAGGGGAGTACCAAGATCCCATGAGGTGTCTCTGCTTGTGGCTACAGACCCATCCCCACACCACCAGCTCCTTCAGAAGTCTGGCCTTGCTaatatctcccaggctggatccCGGGTACCTGTCCCCTTTTGTGCTCCACATCCCCCTTGTAAGCCCATCAGTCTTCTGCCCCACCGTTGTCACCTCAGGACAGGGGCCACCCACCTCCACGCTTCCCTTCCAAACTGCACAGCTGGGCATCTCACTGCTCTCTGGAACCAGCCTGGAGTCCCCATTATCATTTTTTCTGAATCGCCTgactcctccctcttccctttcccaCCGGCACATCTGATTAACCACCAAGTCCTACCCATTCCCTTCTCCGGAAGCAGACTCTCCACCCCATCCTGGGCCCGACTGTTCACATGTGGTCATCTGGGTCCACCCCAGGGTCTCTCCTCCTTCACTCTATGCAGTTCCCAGAGCAATCTTGTAAAGTCACAGCTCTGCTGAAGCCGGTCTTCCTGTTTACCCACCCAGGGTCAGTCTGTCTGGCCTCAGCTTGCCTGTTCAGGCCCAGCTCCTCTGCTCCCTACAGCCCACTCTGTTCCAGGCACCTCACTCATCAGCCCTGTTCTTAAGTGCCTCTGTTGGAACAGCTCAAGTTGTTCCCCGTGCCTAGAATGCTTTTCTTCCTGCTCTCCTGCCTCTCCCCTTCCTACCACCCATTAAGGAGTCTCATTGCTGTGGTTACGATTCATAAATAGCTACACCTAGTGAGCATCAGCTCCATGCCAGGGATGAGACAAAGAGCTCTGTGCACATGATCTCAGGTGGCCTTCACTTGAACCATGCATAGTAGCTTTTGTTCTCCCTGTTCTACAGCTGAGGGAACAAGGTACAGAGGTGATCAGTCTGCCCCAAATCACACAGGTGGTGGAGCTGGGCTTAGAAAATCTGGCTGCTTCCCAGAGCCTACAGTCAGACTGGGTCTCTCTGCGCTGGTGTGGTGTCATGTTTAGCACTTTCCATAGGCTGCTGTAAGCTTCCTTGGTTTGTTTCTGTGGCTAGGAGCTCCTCAGGAGCAGGAACCTGGCAGGCCACTTCTGGATTCCCAGCCAGGCctgcccagcacagggcctggcatggaGTAGGCTGAGTTGAGAGCAAGGGAATATCtgctcctctccctgctccctggTGTGGAGTTTTTAGTACCACTCATCTTTCCCTGCTCACCTCCTACAGACCCCACTTGCTGAGGGCCACTCAGGGCTGAGCAAGGTGGCAGGGGTGCTGGCCCTTGACTTCTGGCTTGGAGTCAGGGAAGAAAGGGCGTTTCCTGGTTCTTACTACATCCACTGCTTAGGAAGCCAACAAGGCCTTGAACCCTGGGGTCTTGTTGCTGATACTGCCAAGGCCTGCCATCATTCTTGGCTCACGTCCATCTTGTGCTGGTCAGTGTCCTCAAAGGCAACCTCCCCTCCCACTCTGCAGTTTACTCCTTCTTCGTGTCTCCTTCTGTTCCTGCTGGGACTGGAACTTCTAGCATGTATCCTGGTTTGTCCAGAACAGCccgtttgttctttttttttttttctttttgtaaagggagtcttgctctgttgctgaggttggagtgcagtggcgccatctcagctcactgcaacctccgcctcccaggtgaagggatgctcttgcctcagcctcccaagtagctgtgattacaggcatgtgccaccatgcctggctaatttttgtatttttagtaaagatgggggtttcaccgtgttggccagactagtctcaaactcctgacctcaggtgatccatccgccttggcctcccaagtgctgggattacaggtgcgagccaccgtgcccggctgcctGTTTGTTCTTGATGTTCCAGTGTAACTATTAATAATGTCCTTTTTCTAGTGTGAAAAGTGTCCTGGAGGACAATTAAATTAGATGGTCACTGTCCACCAGGGTCCACTGGCCCAACTCTAGTCCCAGTCTGTCATTAACATGCCGATGGCTCTGAGCAGGCCATTTCACCTTTTCTAGGACCTTGTTTTCCCATATGAAAAATGGAGATGAGGCTCTTTGGAGTGTTTCTGAGGGGCCCTAAGGGTCAGCCTTGGGCCAGTGGTGCCAGCCCTCTGGCTAAGCGGGGAATAGGCCAGGGGGTAGGAACTGACCTCTCGCTGTGTGGGGAGTCGCGAAGGGAGTCCACGGAATCGTGATAGGGTGGCGCGGTGGCCCTGCGCCGCTCCTCCAGGTTGTAGGCTGCTGCCCGCCTTGCCCGGGCCTCCACACATGCTGGGCTGTTGCATTTGCTGGTACCCACTGATGATAGCATGATCCCCGACTGGGAGTCAGAAGTCAGGCTCTCAGAATGTTCCAGGCTCCACGTGTGGCTCTCGTGTCTGGGAAAGCCAGATGGGGTGAGACGAGGGGTCAGGAAGGGGCAGGGCGGCCCAGCAGGTGTGGACCCATGGACCTCCCTGGCTCTTCTTCCACCTCGAGCTCCCTTAGCTCAATGCCCTTCTCCACTCTGGGGTGATGTGTATTGTTGCAAATGCCCAACCCCAATATTGGAAGAAGGAGGGCTGGGGTCCCATAGATGGGTGAGCTGTAATGTGCAGAGacccatttctttccttcctgcaaCCAGCCTCCCCCCAGCCTTACCTTAGACCCCCTGTCTGGGACCTTTCCACCACCGTGGTCCTTAGCTACCTATCTCAGAAGCCCAGCCCCAGGGGCCAGTATGTGAGGGCCCTGACTATTTCCTGGTGCTCCCAGGGAAGAAGGGAGCCAGCCATGTTATTTTTGAGTTATCTGAGCCTTTGTGCTGTGTGGACTGGCCTCTGCAATTCTGGAGAGGAGGCTAAGGTGTGCTGTGATTCCTGTGGCAAGCTCAGGGGAGGGTATTGAATAGCTCTGGATGTCGGAGTAAGTGGGCACTTTGCGCCAGATGAAGTATGTGAGTCTACAAGTTTCCATGGGCCTTGGTGGTGCCTACCTGTGGCTGGAGGTGGGTGTGGCTGTGGAGCAGTGGTGAGAAGGAGAACAGGAGTGGCTCCCAGAGAAGGTGGTCTCAGTTTCTCTCCTGATGACATGGTCTGTGGCTGGCACGTTCTTGGAAATATACTGGAACAGACAGAGTTGGGCGAGAGTTAGTGACCGGGGCCCAAATTAACTCTTTCTTGTTGGGGACAGGGAAGTGATGAGCACTGACTGAGCTCCTGGTTGGGGAGACCCACTGTGTGAGAGTGACTTGATTTTGGGGCAGCGATGGCTCCAGCAAATCAACCCCCACCCCTTCCTCATGGAAGTGAGCAAAGCAAGGCCAGCCATCCTGGTGAGGCAGTGCCTAGCAGGCAAGGCTGGCCATGGGATAGGCTGGCTGCTGCCCTGGCCCATCCTTGCAGGGGGCATGAGAAGGCTGGCTGTCCACTGAGGGCTCAGAAGGGGGCCCCAGGAAAGCCACTCACATCTGCCATCTGGATCTCCTCTGGGTCCAGCCGGGGGTGGCTGGGCCCATTGGCCAAGCTCCGGTTCTGATGGGCCGGGCACATGTTCTGCCGGAGGTGGTTGTGCATCTGCTTCCGCTGTTTTCTGCACAAGGGAAGGGAAGGTGAGCCTGGCATTCCCCCCACTCGCCAACGATGAACTTCCCTAGCTATCTCTCTAGGGAAACAGCTTTTCTTCCTGCCCAGGGTGGCCATGGCTACTGCTCGTCCCTGTACTCAAGCTGCCCTACAGCATCACTACCACCTGAATCCAATAGGACCTGAGCGTCGTGGCAGTGAGCTCTGGCTCTGCCCAGAGAGTAGAACTTCACTGCTTTCTAGCTATGCAACCCcgggcaagttacttaagctcTTCACgtttcactttcctcatctataagacaGGGTGATCATTTATCCATTCCAAAGACTATTGAGGATTAAAAGTATATGAAACATTCAAGCACAGTGCtgactccctctctctctccctcattcaTTAATTTGGTATGTATTGAGTTatcactgtgtgccagacactgttttggAGCAGAGAcaatagataggtagatagggaATCCACCCTCCTGAAGCCTGCAGGCCAGTAGAGGAAGCGGATGGTAAACACATAAACAAAGCAATGAACTAGATACTTTCAATAAAGttccatgaagaaaataaaacaggtgcTGTGGCTAGGGAGTCAGGGCCTGTGGGACTACTTCAGATTGGCACATATTAAATGCTCGATTTATTTGATATTAAATCTAATCATGTCCCTCCCCTGTTTAAGACCCTTCATtgtgaactcatggagatagagagtagaaggatggttaccagaggctgggaaaggaagtggggggttgggagggaggtggggatggttcaTGGGTACAAAAACTAGTTAGAAGGAAAAAGACCTAGTATTCAATAGCATatggggtgactatagtcaataataatttaattgtacatttaaaagagtataactggattgctTGTAACACAAAGGTCCATGAGGACCCATcagtttgctcaaggtcacaaaggataaatgcctgGGGGGATGAATAGAATAcatgatatgattattatgcattgcatgcctgtatcaaaatatctcatgtaccccataaatatatacacctactaagtacccgcaaaaatgaaaataaaaccccTTTATTGGGCCTTAGTGTCCTGTTTCTCTCCCagccctgtctctctctgcccACCCAGCACCCCAGCTAGCTGCCTCCATGGTGAGCTTGTTTCTGATcccccactatgcccagccctctCTGGCCTCCCGGCCTTTGCGCATGCCAGGCCATTCACTTGGAATACTTTCTCTCCTCTTCACCTGCTAACTCTTGTTCACCTCTCAGGCCCTGGCCTAAATGCTG is from Pan troglodytes isolate AG18354 chromosome 4, NHGRI_mPanTro3-v2.0_pri, whole genome shotgun sequence and encodes:
- the NRG2 gene encoding pro-neuregulin-2, membrane-bound isoform isoform X5 — translated: MSESRRRGRGRGKKHREGRKREREPDPGEKATRPKLKKMKSQTGQVGEKQSLKCEAAAGNPQPSYRWFKDGKELNRSRDIRIKYGNGRKNSRLQFNKVKVEDAGEYVCEAENILGKDTVRGRLYVNSVSTTLSSWSGHARKCNETAKSYCVNGGVCYYIEGINQLSCKCPNGFFGQRCLEKLPLRLYMPDPKQKAEELYQKRVLTITGICVALLVVGIVCVVAYCKTKKQRKQMHNHLRQNMCPAHQNRSLANGPSHPRLDPEEIQMADYISKNVPATDHVIRRETETTFSGSHSCSPSHHCSTATPTSSHRHESHTWSLEHSESLTSDSQSGIMLSSVGTSKCNSPACVEARARRAAAYNLEERRRATAPPYHDSVDSLRDSPHSERYVSALTTPARLSPVDFHYSLATQVPTFEITSPNSAHAVSLPPAAPISYRLAEQQPLLRHPAPPGPGPGPGPGPGADMQRSYDSYYYPAAGPGPRRGTCALGGSLGSLPASPFRIPEDDEYETTQECAPPPPPRPRARGASRRTSAGPRRWRRSRLNGLAAQRARAARDSLSLSSGSGGGSASASDDDADDADGALAAESTPFLGLRGAHDALRSDSPPLCPAADSRTYYSLDSHSTRASSRHSRGPPPRAKQDSAPL